A window of Gimesia sp. genomic DNA:
TCGGTTTCAGTTGCAGCACCAACATTGATCTGAGCAACGCCACCGGCCAGTTTAGCCAGACGTTCCTGCAGTTTTTCGCGATCGTATTCGCTGTCAGTAACTTCGATTTCTGCCCGGATCTGCTCGGCACGACCGTTGACGGCTGCCTTGCTTCCGGAACCGCTGACGATGGTGGTGTTGTCTGAGCTGACGTGAATCTTCTTGGCCTGTCCGAGGTCTTTCAGTTCAACAGACTCCAGTTTGATTCCCAGGTCTTTGAAGATAGCACGGCCGCCGGTGAGGACAGCAATGTCTTCCAGCATGGCTTTACGCCGATCGCCGTAACCGGGAGCTTTCACGGCACAGACTTTGAGGATGCCCCGCAGCTTGTTGACGACCAGAGTGGCGAGTGCTTCGCCTTCGATGTCTTCAGCAATGATCAGCAGCGGAGAACCATCTTTAGAAATCTGTTCCAGCAGCGGAACGAGTGTCTGAGCAGAGCTGATCTTTTCTTCATAGATCAGGATCTTGGCCCGTTCCAGGTCGCAGGTCTGATTGTCTTCGTCGGTGACGAAGTGTGGAGACAGGAAGCCGCGTTCGAACTGCATGCCTTCTACCAGATCGACATCAGTGGTGACGCCACGTCCTTCTTCGACAGTGATCACGCCATCAGCGCCGACCTTCAGCAGAGCATCTGCCAGGATTTTGCCGATTTCCGGATCGTTGTTACCGGCGATGGTCGCAACAGTCTGGATGGCTTTCTTGTCATTCCCTTTTACTTCTTTGGAGATCTTACCGATCTGTTCGACAACTGCCTCAACAGCTTTCTGTACCCCACGGCTGAGAGCCATCGGGTCTGCGCCGGAAGCGATGTACTTCAGACCTTCCCGGAAAATGGCTTCTGCCAGTACGGTTGCTGTTGTGGTGCCGTCTCCAGCAACATCGTTTGTTTTTGATGCTGCTTCTTTCACCAGTTGGACGCCCATGTTTTCAAACGGGTCTTCCAGTTCGATGTCTTCGGCAACAGTCACGCCGTCTTTGGTGACCTTCGGGGTTCCCCAGCCTTTGTCCAAGACAGCATTTCGCCCTCGCGGCCCAAGCGTACTGCTTACAGCCCGCGACAATTTAGCGACTCCTGCCAATAAACTCTTTCTGGCCTCTTCGTCAAAGCTTAAAAGTTTTGCCACAGTCTCTCCTCAACCAGCAATAAATGGCCAATAATTTTGCCCATGACCACGATGATCTCTCACACGCCTCGTGCCGCGCTTCCTGTTGATCACAGGGGGCCGGTGTGTGAGCACAAATAGGTGTAAGTACGACAAAGATGGCAGGATCCAGGCTGGACCCTGTCCATGTCGCCCAGTAAATGCAATCATCATGCCAATCGGAAGGTGGCGTTGTAAGATGATATATAGCAGCGGTTAACGGAAATCGCTTATTGGGAGAGAC
This region includes:
- the groL gene encoding chaperonin GroEL (60 kDa chaperone family; promotes refolding of misfolded polypeptides especially under stressful conditions; forms two stacked rings of heptamers to form a barrel-shaped 14mer; ends can be capped by GroES; misfolded proteins enter the barrel where they are refolded when GroES binds) encodes the protein MAKLLSFDEEARKSLLAGVAKLSRAVSSTLGPRGRNAVLDKGWGTPKVTKDGVTVAEDIELEDPFENMGVQLVKEAASKTNDVAGDGTTTATVLAEAIFREGLKYIASGADPMALSRGVQKAVEAVVEQIGKISKEVKGNDKKAIQTVATIAGNNDPEIGKILADALLKVGADGVITVEEGRGVTTDVDLVEGMQFERGFLSPHFVTDEDNQTCDLERAKILIYEEKISSAQTLVPLLEQISKDGSPLLIIAEDIEGEALATLVVNKLRGILKVCAVKAPGYGDRRKAMLEDIAVLTGGRAIFKDLGIKLESVELKDLGQAKKIHVSSDNTTIVSGSGSKAAVNGRAEQIRAEIEVTDSEYDREKLQERLAKLAGGVAQINVGAATETEMKERKDLIDDALAATRAAIEEGIVPGGGIALLRSAKALEGLKLSGDQALGVSLVQKVLEMPLRAIAENAGLDGSVVSNRVKKDKSASFGYDALNDRYGDMFEFGVVDPAKVVRSTLQNGASVACLLMTTDSIVVEEPQEEEDDHHHDDHHDMGGMGGMGGMPGMGGGMPGMGMPGMGGF